The Dioscorea cayenensis subsp. rotundata cultivar TDr96_F1 chromosome 19, TDr96_F1_v2_PseudoChromosome.rev07_lg8_w22 25.fasta, whole genome shotgun sequence genome includes a window with the following:
- the LOC120249834 gene encoding dual specificity protein phosphatase PHS1-like isoform X3, whose translation MAHHHQKDFSSSSSTTTTTTFFFSSSSSINAQEAWRLLGEVVPGPGHSLEEWVAFVRKRSGRLPASGSPHRPRNHPDTMATSPCSPGPELLESSGELVKPVPCDQAPEISLRERLGNASMLDIESESFSWDALSSLHHTKYTTNADHSEDEFNKALEVTVNSGGVVFYALFNTMSTDDLSPNEAAAVIKFSTSRMATQSERLGYEFAKWLGVRTPQARVVHYSSTEWQCIKDATEKARGIAITVGDEVGELTCSELLEALELSRCLFLMNYIHGSHLLENSDAFSSQEAAENTAAALGRVFVLDLILRNEDRLPCRQLGWRGNSENLLFASNVISADMDIFDNAYDSATKIYKPRLIQYIQKERRSNSISGRLSHHKPDHMSLSFDAVAEIGHHRSTPSEVSSNASVTVIGDSHIVAIDSVVPRRPPAGKRVKDQEYYPKVVELMLNNTEFSSNLLYEVSGGKLGFPSTDDLVITDSCSSLSDIDMAAVVREYRVGFRAALRDLQGFHIFLLTVYQKLDGLFRVLLPIISKSSGESEKDEPGACDSPSHSAGCGFNYFSPAFKERATQEINAEFSDFEAQKSAYRSPPPGRRDSLDMNSPLSRENWNGRYSKGNGDTQRSLRLTMRLRDFNKFSKVDVELNKELEQWSELLRTDVIKLCQENNFNTGFFEGNDNNIIIDAYELKVRLEHILERIGLISDAANTEKPSLITSNLFIGGALAARSMYTLQHLGITHILCLCSNEIGQSDSQYPDMFNYRNFSIIDNEDEDIADLFEEASDFIDCVEYMGGKVLVHCFEGRSRSATVVLAYLMLRKGLTLLQAWNKLKKVHRRAQPNDGFAKTLLDLDKRLHGKASMEWQQRRPTMKGVWTVP comes from the exons ATGGCCCACCATCACCAAAAGgacttctcctcctcctcctccaccaccaccaccaccaccttcttcttctcctcctcctcctcaatcAACGCTCAG GAGGCATGGCGTCTGCTTGGAGAGGTGGTGCCGGGGCCGGGGCACTCATTAGAAGAATGGGTAGCGTTTGTCCGTAAGCGCAGCGGTAGGCTTCCGGCCTCCGGCTCTCCTCATCGCCCTCGCAATCACCCTGACACCATGGCCACTTCCCCCTG cTCCCCAGGTCCTGAATTACTGGAATCTAGTGGGGAACTGGTAAAGCCTGTGCCTTGTGATCAGGCTCCGGAGATTAGCTTGCGGGAAAGGCTGGGCAATGCTTCCATGCTTGATATTGAATCAGAATCATTCTCATGGGATGCTCTCTCATCCTTGCATCATACCAAGTATACTACCAATGCTGATCATTCTGAGGATGAATTCAATAAAGCTCTGGAG GTGACTGTGAATTCTGGTGGTGTTGTTTTCTATGCTCTGTTTAATACTATGAGCACTGATGATCTCTCGCCGAATGAAGCTGCGGCAGTGATCAAATTTTCAACTTCTCGAATGGCCACACAATCGGAACGTCTCGGTTATGAATTCGCAAAATGGCTTGGAGTGCGCACACCTCAA GCCAGAGTAGTTCATTATTCTAGCACTGAATGGCAATGTATCAAGGATGCAACTGAGAAAGCGAGGGGCATTGCGATCACTGTTGGTGATGAAGTAGGTGAATTAACATGTTCAGAGTTGTTGGAAGCTCTTGAATTGAGCCGATGTCTTTTTCTAATGAA TTATATTCATGGCTCGCATTTGCTGGAAAATTCAGATGCATTTAGCTCGCAAGAAGCTGCTGAAAACACTGCTGCAGCTCTTGGCAGGGTCTTTGTATTGGACCTCATACTGAGAAATGAAGATAGACTTCCATGTCGTCAGCTTGGTTGGCGGGGCAACTCTGAAAATCTCTTATTTGCTAGCAATGTCATCTCTGCAGACATGGATATATTCGATAATGCCTATGATTCTGCAACAAAGATATATAAACCAAGGTTGATACAATATATCCAGAAAGAGAGAAGATCAAATTCAATAAGTGGCAGACTAAGCCACCATAAACCGGACCATATGTCCCTCAGTTTTGATGCAGTTGCTGAGATTGGCCATCACAGATCCACACCAAGTGAAGTATCATCAAATGCAAGTGTAACTGTAATAGGGGATTCTCATATTGTTGCTATTGACTCTGTAGTACCTCGCCGACCTCCGGCAGGAAAAAGGGTTAAAGACCAAGAATATTATCCAAAGGTGGTCGAACTCATGCTTAACAATACCGAGTTTTCTTCCAATCTACTATATGAAGTATCTGGTGGGAAACTGGGATTTCCTTCTACTGATGATTTAGTGATTACAGATTCATGTTCCTCTCTATCGGATATTGACATGGCAGCTGTTGTTCGAGAGTATCGTGTAGGATTTCGTGCAGCTTTGAGAGACCTGCAAGGCtttcatatatttcttcttactGTTTACCAGAAACTGGATGGCTTATTTAGAGTTCTATTGCCAATAATTAGTAAAAGTTCTGGTGAGTCTGAGAAGGATGAACCTGGGGCTTGCGACTCTCCATCACATTCTGCTGGTTGTGGTTTCAATTATTTCTCGCCCGCATTCAAGGAAAGGGCAACACAGGAAATAAATGCAGAGTTCAGTGACTTCGAGGCTCAAAAATCTGCTTATAGGTCTCCGCCTCCAGGACGCCGTGATAGCCTTGATATGAATTCTCCTCTCTCTCGTGAGAATTGGAATGGTAGATATTCCAAAGGAAATGGAGATACCCAACGGAGCCTGAGATTAACCATGAGGCTTCGTGATTTCAACAAGTTCTCCAAG GTAGATGTTGAACTGAATAAAGAGCTGGAACAATGGAGTGAACTGCTTAGGACTGATGTGATCAAACTCTGTCAGGAAAACAATTTTAACACCGGTTTCTTTGAAGGCAATGACAATAACATCATCATCGATGCTTATGAGTTGAAG GTTAGACTTGAACATATACTTGAGAGAATAGGCTTGATATCTGATGCTGCTAATACTGAAAAACCATCTCTTATTACCAGTAATCTTTTCATCGGCGGAGCTTTGGCTGCAAGGTCTATGTACACTCTTCAGCACTTGGGGATCACCCACATACTGTGTTTGTGCTCAAATGAAATTGGACAATCAGATTCTCAGTATCCTGACATGTTCAACTACCGGAACTTCTCA attatcgataatgaagatgaagacattGCTGATCTCTTTGAAGAGGCTTCTGATTTCATTGACTGTGTTGAGTACATGGGAGGGAAAGTCTTGGTGCATTGTTTTGAAGGGAGAAGCAGGAGTGCCACAGTTGTTCTCGCTTACTTGATGTTGAGAAA GGGGCTCACATTGTTGCAAGCATGGAACAAGTTAAAGAAGGTGCATAGACGAGCACAACCAAATGACGGTTTCGCGAAGACTCTGCTTGATTTGGATAAAAGACTACACGGGAAAGCTTCGATGGAGTGGCAGCAGAGGAGGCCGACGATGAAG GGAGTGTGGACAGTGCCATGA
- the LOC120249834 gene encoding dual specificity protein phosphatase PHS1-like isoform X4 yields MLDIESESFSWDALSSLHHTKYTTNADHSEDEFNKALEVTVNSGGVVFYALFNTMSTDDLSPNEAAAVIKFSTSRMATQSERLGYEFAKWLGVRTPQARVVHYSSTEWQCIKDATEKARGIAITVGDEVGELTCSELLEALELSRCLFLMNYIHGSHLLENSDAFSSQEAAENTAAALGRVFVLDLILRNEDRLPCRQLGWRGNSENLLFASNVISADMDIFDNAYDSATKIYKPRLIQYIQKERRSNSISGRLSHHKPDHMSLSFDAVAEIGHHRSTPSEVSSNASVTVIGDSHIVAIDSVVPRRPPAGKRVKDQEYYPKVVELMLNNTEFSSNLLYEVSGGKLGFPSTDDLVITDSCSSLSDIDMAAVVREYRVGFRAALRDLQGFHIFLLTVYQKLDGLFRVLLPIISKSSGESEKDEPGACDSPSHSAGCGFNYFSPAFKERATQEINAEFSDFEAQKSAYRSPPPGRRDSLDMNSPLSRENWNGRYSKGNGDTQRSLRLTMRLRDFNKFSKVDVELNKELEQWSELLRTDVIKLCQENNFNTGFFEGNDNNIIIDAYELKVRLEHILERIGLISDAANTEKPSLITSNLFIGGALAARSMYTLQHLGITHILCLCSNEIGQSDSQYPDMFNYRNFSIIDNEDEDIADLFEEASDFIDCVEYMGGKVLVHCFEGRSRSATVVLAYLMLRKGLTLLQAWNKLKKVHRRAQPNDGFAKTLLDLDKRLHGKASMEWQQRRPTMKVCPICGKNAGLSSSSLKLHLQKSHRKISSGSVDSAMTLEIQKTLEALKISRGGSISPTQKQPQSFIEAFAPHW; encoded by the exons ATGCTTGATATTGAATCAGAATCATTCTCATGGGATGCTCTCTCATCCTTGCATCATACCAAGTATACTACCAATGCTGATCATTCTGAGGATGAATTCAATAAAGCTCTGGAG GTGACTGTGAATTCTGGTGGTGTTGTTTTCTATGCTCTGTTTAATACTATGAGCACTGATGATCTCTCGCCGAATGAAGCTGCGGCAGTGATCAAATTTTCAACTTCTCGAATGGCCACACAATCGGAACGTCTCGGTTATGAATTCGCAAAATGGCTTGGAGTGCGCACACCTCAA GCCAGAGTAGTTCATTATTCTAGCACTGAATGGCAATGTATCAAGGATGCAACTGAGAAAGCGAGGGGCATTGCGATCACTGTTGGTGATGAAGTAGGTGAATTAACATGTTCAGAGTTGTTGGAAGCTCTTGAATTGAGCCGATGTCTTTTTCTAATGAA TTATATTCATGGCTCGCATTTGCTGGAAAATTCAGATGCATTTAGCTCGCAAGAAGCTGCTGAAAACACTGCTGCAGCTCTTGGCAGGGTCTTTGTATTGGACCTCATACTGAGAAATGAAGATAGACTTCCATGTCGTCAGCTTGGTTGGCGGGGCAACTCTGAAAATCTCTTATTTGCTAGCAATGTCATCTCTGCAGACATGGATATATTCGATAATGCCTATGATTCTGCAACAAAGATATATAAACCAAGGTTGATACAATATATCCAGAAAGAGAGAAGATCAAATTCAATAAGTGGCAGACTAAGCCACCATAAACCGGACCATATGTCCCTCAGTTTTGATGCAGTTGCTGAGATTGGCCATCACAGATCCACACCAAGTGAAGTATCATCAAATGCAAGTGTAACTGTAATAGGGGATTCTCATATTGTTGCTATTGACTCTGTAGTACCTCGCCGACCTCCGGCAGGAAAAAGGGTTAAAGACCAAGAATATTATCCAAAGGTGGTCGAACTCATGCTTAACAATACCGAGTTTTCTTCCAATCTACTATATGAAGTATCTGGTGGGAAACTGGGATTTCCTTCTACTGATGATTTAGTGATTACAGATTCATGTTCCTCTCTATCGGATATTGACATGGCAGCTGTTGTTCGAGAGTATCGTGTAGGATTTCGTGCAGCTTTGAGAGACCTGCAAGGCtttcatatatttcttcttactGTTTACCAGAAACTGGATGGCTTATTTAGAGTTCTATTGCCAATAATTAGTAAAAGTTCTGGTGAGTCTGAGAAGGATGAACCTGGGGCTTGCGACTCTCCATCACATTCTGCTGGTTGTGGTTTCAATTATTTCTCGCCCGCATTCAAGGAAAGGGCAACACAGGAAATAAATGCAGAGTTCAGTGACTTCGAGGCTCAAAAATCTGCTTATAGGTCTCCGCCTCCAGGACGCCGTGATAGCCTTGATATGAATTCTCCTCTCTCTCGTGAGAATTGGAATGGTAGATATTCCAAAGGAAATGGAGATACCCAACGGAGCCTGAGATTAACCATGAGGCTTCGTGATTTCAACAAGTTCTCCAAG GTAGATGTTGAACTGAATAAAGAGCTGGAACAATGGAGTGAACTGCTTAGGACTGATGTGATCAAACTCTGTCAGGAAAACAATTTTAACACCGGTTTCTTTGAAGGCAATGACAATAACATCATCATCGATGCTTATGAGTTGAAG GTTAGACTTGAACATATACTTGAGAGAATAGGCTTGATATCTGATGCTGCTAATACTGAAAAACCATCTCTTATTACCAGTAATCTTTTCATCGGCGGAGCTTTGGCTGCAAGGTCTATGTACACTCTTCAGCACTTGGGGATCACCCACATACTGTGTTTGTGCTCAAATGAAATTGGACAATCAGATTCTCAGTATCCTGACATGTTCAACTACCGGAACTTCTCA attatcgataatgaagatgaagacattGCTGATCTCTTTGAAGAGGCTTCTGATTTCATTGACTGTGTTGAGTACATGGGAGGGAAAGTCTTGGTGCATTGTTTTGAAGGGAGAAGCAGGAGTGCCACAGTTGTTCTCGCTTACTTGATGTTGAGAAA GGGGCTCACATTGTTGCAAGCATGGAACAAGTTAAAGAAGGTGCATAGACGAGCACAACCAAATGACGGTTTCGCGAAGACTCTGCTTGATTTGGATAAAAGACTACACGGGAAAGCTTCGATGGAGTGGCAGCAGAGGAGGCCGACGATGAAGGTATGCCCCATATGTGGGAAAAATGCAGGGCTAAGCAGTAGCTCACTTAAGCTTCATTTGCAGAAGTCTCACAGAAAGATATCTTCAGGGAGTGTGGACAGTGCCATGACTTTGGAGATTCAAAAGACTTTGGAGGCTCTCAAGATCAGCAGGGGTGGTAGTATTAGTCCCACTCAGAAGCAGCCCCAGTCCTTCATTGAAGCATTCGCACCACACTGGTGA
- the LOC120249834 gene encoding dual specificity protein phosphatase PHS1-like isoform X1 gives MAHHHQKDFSSSSSTTTTTTFFFSSSSSINAQEAWRLLGEVVPGPGHSLEEWVAFVRKRSGRLPASGSPHRPRNHPDTMATSPCSPGPELLESSGELVKPVPCDQAPEISLRERLGNASMLDIESESFSWDALSSLHHTKYTTNADHSEDEFNKALEVTVNSGGVVFYALFNTMSTDDLSPNEAAAVIKFSTSRMATQSERLGYEFAKWLGVRTPQARVVHYSSTEWQCIKDATEKARGIAITVGDEVGELTCSELLEALELSRCLFLMNYIHGSHLLENSDAFSSQEAAENTAAALGRVFVLDLILRNEDRLPCRQLGWRGNSENLLFASNVISADMDIFDNAYDSATKIYKPRLIQYIQKERRSNSISGRLSHHKPDHMSLSFDAVAEIGHHRSTPSEVSSNASVTVIGDSHIVAIDSVVPRRPPAGKRVKDQEYYPKVVELMLNNTEFSSNLLYEVSGGKLGFPSTDDLVITDSCSSLSDIDMAAVVREYRVGFRAALRDLQGFHIFLLTVYQKLDGLFRVLLPIISKSSGESEKDEPGACDSPSHSAGCGFNYFSPAFKERATQEINAEFSDFEAQKSAYRSPPPGRRDSLDMNSPLSRENWNGRYSKGNGDTQRSLRLTMRLRDFNKFSKVDVELNKELEQWSELLRTDVIKLCQENNFNTGFFEGNDNNIIIDAYELKVRLEHILERIGLISDAANTEKPSLITSNLFIGGALAARSMYTLQHLGITHILCLCSNEIGQSDSQYPDMFNYRNFSIIDNEDEDIADLFEEASDFIDCVEYMGGKVLVHCFEGRSRSATVVLAYLMLRKGLTLLQAWNKLKKVHRRAQPNDGFAKTLLDLDKRLHGKASMEWQQRRPTMKVCPICGKNAGLSSSSLKLHLQKSHRKISSGSVDSAMTLEIQKTLEALKISRGGSISPTQKQPQSFIEAFAPHW, from the exons ATGGCCCACCATCACCAAAAGgacttctcctcctcctcctccaccaccaccaccaccaccttcttcttctcctcctcctcctcaatcAACGCTCAG GAGGCATGGCGTCTGCTTGGAGAGGTGGTGCCGGGGCCGGGGCACTCATTAGAAGAATGGGTAGCGTTTGTCCGTAAGCGCAGCGGTAGGCTTCCGGCCTCCGGCTCTCCTCATCGCCCTCGCAATCACCCTGACACCATGGCCACTTCCCCCTG cTCCCCAGGTCCTGAATTACTGGAATCTAGTGGGGAACTGGTAAAGCCTGTGCCTTGTGATCAGGCTCCGGAGATTAGCTTGCGGGAAAGGCTGGGCAATGCTTCCATGCTTGATATTGAATCAGAATCATTCTCATGGGATGCTCTCTCATCCTTGCATCATACCAAGTATACTACCAATGCTGATCATTCTGAGGATGAATTCAATAAAGCTCTGGAG GTGACTGTGAATTCTGGTGGTGTTGTTTTCTATGCTCTGTTTAATACTATGAGCACTGATGATCTCTCGCCGAATGAAGCTGCGGCAGTGATCAAATTTTCAACTTCTCGAATGGCCACACAATCGGAACGTCTCGGTTATGAATTCGCAAAATGGCTTGGAGTGCGCACACCTCAA GCCAGAGTAGTTCATTATTCTAGCACTGAATGGCAATGTATCAAGGATGCAACTGAGAAAGCGAGGGGCATTGCGATCACTGTTGGTGATGAAGTAGGTGAATTAACATGTTCAGAGTTGTTGGAAGCTCTTGAATTGAGCCGATGTCTTTTTCTAATGAA TTATATTCATGGCTCGCATTTGCTGGAAAATTCAGATGCATTTAGCTCGCAAGAAGCTGCTGAAAACACTGCTGCAGCTCTTGGCAGGGTCTTTGTATTGGACCTCATACTGAGAAATGAAGATAGACTTCCATGTCGTCAGCTTGGTTGGCGGGGCAACTCTGAAAATCTCTTATTTGCTAGCAATGTCATCTCTGCAGACATGGATATATTCGATAATGCCTATGATTCTGCAACAAAGATATATAAACCAAGGTTGATACAATATATCCAGAAAGAGAGAAGATCAAATTCAATAAGTGGCAGACTAAGCCACCATAAACCGGACCATATGTCCCTCAGTTTTGATGCAGTTGCTGAGATTGGCCATCACAGATCCACACCAAGTGAAGTATCATCAAATGCAAGTGTAACTGTAATAGGGGATTCTCATATTGTTGCTATTGACTCTGTAGTACCTCGCCGACCTCCGGCAGGAAAAAGGGTTAAAGACCAAGAATATTATCCAAAGGTGGTCGAACTCATGCTTAACAATACCGAGTTTTCTTCCAATCTACTATATGAAGTATCTGGTGGGAAACTGGGATTTCCTTCTACTGATGATTTAGTGATTACAGATTCATGTTCCTCTCTATCGGATATTGACATGGCAGCTGTTGTTCGAGAGTATCGTGTAGGATTTCGTGCAGCTTTGAGAGACCTGCAAGGCtttcatatatttcttcttactGTTTACCAGAAACTGGATGGCTTATTTAGAGTTCTATTGCCAATAATTAGTAAAAGTTCTGGTGAGTCTGAGAAGGATGAACCTGGGGCTTGCGACTCTCCATCACATTCTGCTGGTTGTGGTTTCAATTATTTCTCGCCCGCATTCAAGGAAAGGGCAACACAGGAAATAAATGCAGAGTTCAGTGACTTCGAGGCTCAAAAATCTGCTTATAGGTCTCCGCCTCCAGGACGCCGTGATAGCCTTGATATGAATTCTCCTCTCTCTCGTGAGAATTGGAATGGTAGATATTCCAAAGGAAATGGAGATACCCAACGGAGCCTGAGATTAACCATGAGGCTTCGTGATTTCAACAAGTTCTCCAAG GTAGATGTTGAACTGAATAAAGAGCTGGAACAATGGAGTGAACTGCTTAGGACTGATGTGATCAAACTCTGTCAGGAAAACAATTTTAACACCGGTTTCTTTGAAGGCAATGACAATAACATCATCATCGATGCTTATGAGTTGAAG GTTAGACTTGAACATATACTTGAGAGAATAGGCTTGATATCTGATGCTGCTAATACTGAAAAACCATCTCTTATTACCAGTAATCTTTTCATCGGCGGAGCTTTGGCTGCAAGGTCTATGTACACTCTTCAGCACTTGGGGATCACCCACATACTGTGTTTGTGCTCAAATGAAATTGGACAATCAGATTCTCAGTATCCTGACATGTTCAACTACCGGAACTTCTCA attatcgataatgaagatgaagacattGCTGATCTCTTTGAAGAGGCTTCTGATTTCATTGACTGTGTTGAGTACATGGGAGGGAAAGTCTTGGTGCATTGTTTTGAAGGGAGAAGCAGGAGTGCCACAGTTGTTCTCGCTTACTTGATGTTGAGAAA GGGGCTCACATTGTTGCAAGCATGGAACAAGTTAAAGAAGGTGCATAGACGAGCACAACCAAATGACGGTTTCGCGAAGACTCTGCTTGATTTGGATAAAAGACTACACGGGAAAGCTTCGATGGAGTGGCAGCAGAGGAGGCCGACGATGAAGGTATGCCCCATATGTGGGAAAAATGCAGGGCTAAGCAGTAGCTCACTTAAGCTTCATTTGCAGAAGTCTCACAGAAAGATATCTTCAGGGAGTGTGGACAGTGCCATGACTTTGGAGATTCAAAAGACTTTGGAGGCTCTCAAGATCAGCAGGGGTGGTAGTATTAGTCCCACTCAGAAGCAGCCCCAGTCCTTCATTGAAGCATTCGCACCACACTGGTGA
- the LOC120249834 gene encoding dual specificity protein phosphatase PHS1-like isoform X2 — MAHHHQKDFSSSSSTTTTTTFFFSSSSSINAQEAWRLLGEVVPGPGHSLEEWVAFVRKRSGRLPASGSPHRPRNHPDTMATSPCSPGPELLESSGELVKPVPCDQAPEISLRERLGNASMLDIESESFSWDALSSLHHTKYTTNADHSEDEFNKALEVTVNSGGVVFYALFNTMSTDDLSPNEAAAVIKFSTSRMATQSERLGYEFAKWLGVRTPQARVVHYSSTEWQCIKDATEKARGIAITVGDEVGELTCSELLEALELSRCLFLMNYIHGSHLLENSDAFSSQEAAENTAAALGRVFVLDLILRNEDRLPCRQLGWRGNSENLLFASNVISADMDIFDNAYDSATKIYKPRLIQYIQKERRSNSISGRLSHHKPDHMSLSFDAVAEIGHHRSTPSEVSSNASVTVIGDSHIVAIDSVVPRRPPAGKRVKDQEYYPKVVELMLNNTEFSSNLLYEVSGGKLGFPSTDDLVITDSCSSLSDIDMAAVVREYRVGFRAALRDLQGFHIFLLTVYQKLDGLFRVLLPIISKSSGESEKDEPGACDSPSHSAGCGFNYFSPAFKERATQEINAEFSDFEAQKSAYRSPPPGRRDSLDMNSPLSRENWNGRYSKGNGDTQRSLRLTMRLRDFNKFSKVDVELNKELEQWSELLRTDVIKLCQENNFNTGFFEGNDNNIIIDAYELKVRLEHILERIGLISDAANTEKPSLITSNLFIGGALAARSMYTLQHLGITHILCLCSNEIGQSDSQYPDMFNYRNFSIIDNEDEDIADLFEEASDFIDCVEYMGGKVLVHCFEGRSRSATVVLAYLMLRKGLTLLQAWNKLKKVHRRAQPNDGFAKTLLDLDKRLHGKASMEWQQRRPTMKKSHRKISSGSVDSAMTLEIQKTLEALKISRGGSISPTQKQPQSFIEAFAPHW; from the exons ATGGCCCACCATCACCAAAAGgacttctcctcctcctcctccaccaccaccaccaccaccttcttcttctcctcctcctcctcaatcAACGCTCAG GAGGCATGGCGTCTGCTTGGAGAGGTGGTGCCGGGGCCGGGGCACTCATTAGAAGAATGGGTAGCGTTTGTCCGTAAGCGCAGCGGTAGGCTTCCGGCCTCCGGCTCTCCTCATCGCCCTCGCAATCACCCTGACACCATGGCCACTTCCCCCTG cTCCCCAGGTCCTGAATTACTGGAATCTAGTGGGGAACTGGTAAAGCCTGTGCCTTGTGATCAGGCTCCGGAGATTAGCTTGCGGGAAAGGCTGGGCAATGCTTCCATGCTTGATATTGAATCAGAATCATTCTCATGGGATGCTCTCTCATCCTTGCATCATACCAAGTATACTACCAATGCTGATCATTCTGAGGATGAATTCAATAAAGCTCTGGAG GTGACTGTGAATTCTGGTGGTGTTGTTTTCTATGCTCTGTTTAATACTATGAGCACTGATGATCTCTCGCCGAATGAAGCTGCGGCAGTGATCAAATTTTCAACTTCTCGAATGGCCACACAATCGGAACGTCTCGGTTATGAATTCGCAAAATGGCTTGGAGTGCGCACACCTCAA GCCAGAGTAGTTCATTATTCTAGCACTGAATGGCAATGTATCAAGGATGCAACTGAGAAAGCGAGGGGCATTGCGATCACTGTTGGTGATGAAGTAGGTGAATTAACATGTTCAGAGTTGTTGGAAGCTCTTGAATTGAGCCGATGTCTTTTTCTAATGAA TTATATTCATGGCTCGCATTTGCTGGAAAATTCAGATGCATTTAGCTCGCAAGAAGCTGCTGAAAACACTGCTGCAGCTCTTGGCAGGGTCTTTGTATTGGACCTCATACTGAGAAATGAAGATAGACTTCCATGTCGTCAGCTTGGTTGGCGGGGCAACTCTGAAAATCTCTTATTTGCTAGCAATGTCATCTCTGCAGACATGGATATATTCGATAATGCCTATGATTCTGCAACAAAGATATATAAACCAAGGTTGATACAATATATCCAGAAAGAGAGAAGATCAAATTCAATAAGTGGCAGACTAAGCCACCATAAACCGGACCATATGTCCCTCAGTTTTGATGCAGTTGCTGAGATTGGCCATCACAGATCCACACCAAGTGAAGTATCATCAAATGCAAGTGTAACTGTAATAGGGGATTCTCATATTGTTGCTATTGACTCTGTAGTACCTCGCCGACCTCCGGCAGGAAAAAGGGTTAAAGACCAAGAATATTATCCAAAGGTGGTCGAACTCATGCTTAACAATACCGAGTTTTCTTCCAATCTACTATATGAAGTATCTGGTGGGAAACTGGGATTTCCTTCTACTGATGATTTAGTGATTACAGATTCATGTTCCTCTCTATCGGATATTGACATGGCAGCTGTTGTTCGAGAGTATCGTGTAGGATTTCGTGCAGCTTTGAGAGACCTGCAAGGCtttcatatatttcttcttactGTTTACCAGAAACTGGATGGCTTATTTAGAGTTCTATTGCCAATAATTAGTAAAAGTTCTGGTGAGTCTGAGAAGGATGAACCTGGGGCTTGCGACTCTCCATCACATTCTGCTGGTTGTGGTTTCAATTATTTCTCGCCCGCATTCAAGGAAAGGGCAACACAGGAAATAAATGCAGAGTTCAGTGACTTCGAGGCTCAAAAATCTGCTTATAGGTCTCCGCCTCCAGGACGCCGTGATAGCCTTGATATGAATTCTCCTCTCTCTCGTGAGAATTGGAATGGTAGATATTCCAAAGGAAATGGAGATACCCAACGGAGCCTGAGATTAACCATGAGGCTTCGTGATTTCAACAAGTTCTCCAAG GTAGATGTTGAACTGAATAAAGAGCTGGAACAATGGAGTGAACTGCTTAGGACTGATGTGATCAAACTCTGTCAGGAAAACAATTTTAACACCGGTTTCTTTGAAGGCAATGACAATAACATCATCATCGATGCTTATGAGTTGAAG GTTAGACTTGAACATATACTTGAGAGAATAGGCTTGATATCTGATGCTGCTAATACTGAAAAACCATCTCTTATTACCAGTAATCTTTTCATCGGCGGAGCTTTGGCTGCAAGGTCTATGTACACTCTTCAGCACTTGGGGATCACCCACATACTGTGTTTGTGCTCAAATGAAATTGGACAATCAGATTCTCAGTATCCTGACATGTTCAACTACCGGAACTTCTCA attatcgataatgaagatgaagacattGCTGATCTCTTTGAAGAGGCTTCTGATTTCATTGACTGTGTTGAGTACATGGGAGGGAAAGTCTTGGTGCATTGTTTTGAAGGGAGAAGCAGGAGTGCCACAGTTGTTCTCGCTTACTTGATGTTGAGAAA GGGGCTCACATTGTTGCAAGCATGGAACAAGTTAAAGAAGGTGCATAGACGAGCACAACCAAATGACGGTTTCGCGAAGACTCTGCTTGATTTGGATAAAAGACTACACGGGAAAGCTTCGATGGAGTGGCAGCAGAGGAGGCCGACGATGAAG AAGTCTCACAGAAAGATATCTTCAGGGAGTGTGGACAGTGCCATGACTTTGGAGATTCAAAAGACTTTGGAGGCTCTCAAGATCAGCAGGGGTGGTAGTATTAGTCCCACTCAGAAGCAGCCCCAGTCCTTCATTGAAGCATTCGCACCACACTGGTGA